The Xanthobacter flavus genome includes a window with the following:
- a CDS encoding transglycosylase SLT domain-containing protein, with product MVKIPDIEDFSPRRDFGVDRDVRVTPTRANISNAGAPGAAVAGLGRAISGVGSDLQGIADKQKAEQEQLNAFNATTGFYNTTGAVNRELDERMKSAPADGSGVDKMFGEVFDKNFGAYLAGITDPKLRARKEADVAQARAQYEARGRSTMEGLRTNHYTGEINRFGTSAVNGLQQNPEAWDPTNAGLGQLIAQSGLPPEAKSRIIEQWEPKLIQGRIDGYHRLADQAEREGRIDEAKALRAKASTFATEMDRQQAARAGVTPAMPGGGGTARRAEGLSRRAPQVSAILDDLAAKHGLDPNLLKAYADIESSGDPRNVTGSYKGLFQLSDEEMAKYGGGGDIFDARANAEAGIRILKERAADFQKEFGRPPTATQLYLMHQQGAAGLAAHMRNPNQPAWQSMLSTAEGRQKGEKWAKLAIWGNIPSDMKAQFGSVENVTSAQFMDVWQRKVEGSGGTGTYATYSSAMDQQSEARLRQEQVRIRAADKERHDSYVNQIEFGIHDGTYGIANLVQDRQNGVITDAGEYVKLEKLIEDRQGETNILADAIDKIDGQNKAYAFDPLDKDDKKAVELYSGALSVGKNLGKQDTQAVAQAAAILDRTGMIPKDVQGPLSALYGSRDLGAFTFSMGALSALYKRSPDVFTRTFGTKMATAASIFAEGSNVRTAQELFDLIKKDSDPAAAAGRERLLKEADKTLKDTNNGLGLTVADLPAIFATNVKTTEGAGDELTQADKDGYAGTPPLSPPQSQKLQYDYTKLYREMYVAANGDADLAKKLTIERLQRQWGETDIHGGGDRSWWNSLPLMGKGGRVMNYPPERYYQPVNNSFDWMKTSVEGVMKKAGVKAQDWELISTPETAADVKALESGAENARPPRYGVWFKDETGKWDELRGADNLPVRVRFDGKAAKKADDQAQLQKSNEDERVKDTISQAYTGYPLRRTRAAQEAQPYSDAPKGAVGGVTIPE from the coding sequence ATGGTCAAAATTCCCGATATCGAAGATTTCAGCCCGCGCCGGGACTTCGGCGTGGACCGCGATGTGCGCGTCACCCCGACGCGCGCGAACATCTCCAATGCTGGCGCGCCGGGTGCGGCAGTCGCAGGGCTCGGGCGCGCGATTTCCGGGGTTGGCTCTGACCTCCAGGGCATCGCCGACAAGCAGAAGGCGGAACAGGAGCAACTCAACGCTTTCAACGCCACGACCGGCTTCTACAACACCACGGGGGCGGTAAACCGCGAATTGGACGAGCGCATGAAAAGCGCTCCCGCGGATGGATCCGGCGTGGACAAGATGTTCGGCGAGGTGTTCGACAAGAACTTCGGCGCTTACCTCGCGGGCATCACGGACCCGAAGCTTCGCGCTCGGAAAGAGGCGGACGTTGCCCAGGCCCGTGCGCAGTATGAGGCGCGGGGCCGCTCCACCATGGAGGGGCTACGCACCAACCACTACACGGGCGAGATCAACCGCTTTGGTACTTCTGCGGTCAATGGGCTCCAGCAAAACCCTGAAGCGTGGGATCCCACCAATGCGGGGCTAGGCCAGCTCATCGCTCAGTCTGGGCTTCCCCCTGAGGCAAAGAGCCGGATCATCGAGCAGTGGGAGCCGAAGCTCATCCAAGGCCGAATTGACGGCTACCATAGGCTTGCTGACCAAGCGGAGCGAGAAGGGCGGATCGACGAAGCCAAGGCGCTGCGCGCGAAGGCGAGCACATTCGCCACCGAGATGGATCGGCAGCAGGCGGCACGGGCAGGGGTCACGCCGGCCATGCCGGGCGGCGGTGGAACGGCGCGCCGTGCAGAAGGGCTCAGCCGACGGGCGCCGCAGGTGTCCGCAATCCTGGATGACCTCGCCGCCAAGCACGGCCTCGACCCCAATCTGCTCAAGGCATATGCCGACATTGAAAGCTCGGGCGATCCCCGCAACGTCACCGGCTCCTACAAGGGGCTGTTCCAGCTCTCCGACGAGGAGATGGCGAAGTATGGCGGGGGCGGGGACATCTTCGATGCGCGCGCCAATGCGGAGGCTGGAATCCGGATCCTGAAGGAGCGGGCGGCTGACTTCCAGAAGGAGTTCGGTCGCCCCCCGACGGCCACCCAGCTCTATCTGATGCACCAGCAAGGCGCCGCCGGCCTCGCGGCGCATATGCGCAACCCAAATCAGCCTGCATGGCAGTCCATGCTCTCGACGGCCGAAGGGCGCCAGAAGGGCGAGAAGTGGGCGAAGCTGGCGATCTGGGGCAACATCCCGAGCGACATGAAGGCCCAATTCGGCAGCGTGGAGAACGTCACCTCGGCGCAGTTTATGGACGTCTGGCAGCGGAAAGTGGAAGGGTCTGGGGGCACGGGCACATACGCCACCTACAGCAGCGCGATGGACCAGCAGTCGGAGGCGCGCCTGCGACAGGAACAGGTCCGCATTCGCGCAGCAGACAAGGAGCGCCACGACTCCTACGTCAACCAGATCGAGTTCGGCATCCACGACGGCACTTACGGCATCGCGAACCTTGTCCAGGACCGGCAGAACGGGGTCATCACCGACGCCGGCGAATATGTGAAGCTGGAGAAGCTGATCGAGGATCGCCAGGGCGAGACGAATATCCTTGCCGACGCCATCGACAAGATCGACGGCCAGAACAAGGCCTATGCGTTCGACCCGCTGGACAAGGACGACAAGAAGGCCGTCGAGCTGTATTCGGGCGCGCTAAGTGTCGGCAAGAACTTGGGAAAGCAGGACACCCAAGCTGTCGCGCAGGCTGCGGCAATCTTGGACCGCACCGGTATGATCCCAAAGGACGTGCAGGGGCCACTTTCGGCGCTCTACGGGTCGCGCGACTTGGGCGCGTTCACCTTCAGCATGGGCGCCCTCAGCGCGCTGTACAAGCGCAGTCCCGACGTGTTCACCAGAACATTCGGGACGAAGATGGCGACCGCGGCATCCATTTTCGCAGAGGGCTCGAACGTTCGAACAGCGCAGGAGCTTTTCGACCTCATCAAAAAGGACTCGGACCCTGCGGCCGCAGCCGGGCGGGAGCGCCTTTTGAAAGAGGCGGACAAGACCCTGAAGGACACGAACAACGGGCTCGGACTCACCGTCGCGGACTTGCCGGCCATCTTCGCCACCAACGTGAAGACAACCGAGGGGGCCGGCGATGAACTGACCCAGGCGGACAAGGATGGGTATGCCGGCACACCTCCGCTCAGCCCGCCCCAATCCCAGAAGCTCCAATACGATTACACCAAGCTCTATCGTGAAATGTATGTCGCCGCGAATGGCGATGCCGACCTCGCGAAGAAGCTGACCATCGAGCGGCTCCAGCGGCAGTGGGGAGAGACCGACATTCATGGCGGCGGGGACCGCTCATGGTGGAACAGCCTTCCGCTGATGGGCAAGGGCGGCCGCGTCATGAACTATCCCCCGGAGCGCTACTACCAGCCGGTGAACAACTCCTTCGACTGGATGAAGACCTCTGTTGAGGGGGTGATGAAGAAGGCGGGGGTGAAGGCGCAGGACTGGGAGCTGATTTCGACGCCCGAAACCGCCGCAGATGTGAAGGCGCTGGAGTCCGGCGCTGAGAACGCGCGGCCGCCTCGCTACGGCGTCTGGTTCAAGGACGAAACCGGCAAATGGGATGAATTGCGCGGGGCAGACAATTTGCCGGTGCGGGTCCGCTTCGATGGCAAGGCCGCGAAGAAAGCGGACGATCAGGCGCAGCTTCAGAAGTCCAATGAAGACGAGCGGGTGAAGGACACGATCTCCCAAGCGTACACGGGCTATCCGCTCCGCCGGACCCGCGCCGCCCAGGAAGCCCAACCCTATTCCGACGCGCCAAAGGGCGCAGTCGGCGGTGTGACAATTCCGGAGTGA
- a CDS encoding phage capsid protein, which yields MADTAPMTVYRREWVKVFEQRNALLRDTCITEGMIAGNQVVFPLGGSGGASATTRGMNGRIPARKNNVQQITAPLVEAHDKVEQTRFNFFTAQADMRQLQQVESVGVINREIDDVIIAELQQGTQDTGAAKKASLSNTLRARTILLNNKIDLDGNIHFVISPAYEAYMLQVPEFASSLYRGATPLTAGGASPQEGNRYMYAGLKWIVHNRLPGVGTANETCFMYHKNALGHAIDTAGMSTAAGYNEEDDFYFFRASVFHGAKLLQNSALVLVAHDGSEYVAE from the coding sequence ATGGCCGATACGGCTCCCATGACCGTTTACCGCCGCGAGTGGGTGAAGGTGTTCGAACAGCGCAATGCGCTGCTGCGCGACACCTGCATCACCGAGGGCATGATCGCCGGCAACCAGGTGGTGTTCCCCCTGGGCGGCTCCGGCGGCGCCTCGGCGACCACGCGCGGCATGAACGGTCGCATTCCCGCCCGCAAGAACAACGTCCAGCAGATCACCGCTCCGCTGGTCGAGGCCCACGACAAGGTGGAGCAGACCCGCTTCAACTTCTTCACCGCCCAGGCCGACATGCGCCAGCTCCAGCAGGTGGAGTCGGTGGGCGTCATCAATCGCGAGATCGACGACGTCATCATCGCCGAACTCCAGCAGGGCACGCAGGACACGGGCGCCGCCAAGAAGGCGAGCCTCAGCAACACCCTGCGGGCGCGCACCATCCTGCTGAACAACAAGATCGATCTGGATGGCAACATCCACTTCGTCATCTCTCCGGCCTATGAAGCCTACATGCTCCAGGTGCCGGAGTTCGCGTCGTCCCTCTATCGGGGCGCCACCCCGCTCACCGCCGGCGGGGCCTCCCCGCAGGAGGGCAACCGCTACATGTACGCGGGCCTGAAGTGGATCGTGCACAACCGCCTTCCGGGCGTGGGCACGGCCAACGAGACCTGCTTCATGTACCACAAGAACGCCCTCGGCCATGCCATCGACACGGCCGGGATGAGCACGGCCGCCGGCTACAACGAGGAAGACGACTTCTACTTCTTCCGGGCCTCCGTGTTCCACGGCGCGAAGCTGCTGCAGAACAGCGCTCTCGTGCTGGTGGCGCACGACGGCTCCGAATACGTGGCGGAGTGA